The following proteins are encoded in a genomic region of Candidatus Dechloromonas phosphoritropha:
- a CDS encoding pyruvate carboxylase: protein MKTIHRILIANRSEIAIRVMRAASELGIRTIGIYSNEDRFALHRFKADESYLVGDGRKPVSAYLDIADIIRVARLAKVDAIHPGYGFLSENPDFADACATAGIVFIGPKSNVMRELGNKVAARALAERVLVPVVPATQALPRDIDTCLALAADIGYPLMLKASWGGGGRGMRAINQAEELAPAIDLARREAASAFGNDELYLEKMVVRARHVEVQIMGDQHGQLVHLFERDCSVQRRNQKVVERAPAPYLSDAQREGLCQSALKLARGVNYTHAGTVEFLMDVDSGEFYFIEVNPRIQVEHTVTEEVTGLDIVKAQIRISEGARIGVDDYLPAQDRISLSGHALQCRVTTEDPEKAFSPDYGRLTAYRSASGAGIRLDAGTAYAGAIITPYYDSLLVKVTAKGHDPEEAIRRMGRALSEFRIRGVSSNLAFLENVITHPSFKSGECTTRFIDNTPELFTFKPRRDRATRLLKFIGNVLVNGNPEMKGRCKPALPLPPPLLPLIDPAAALPKGSRDRLLELGPEKFAQWMRNEKRILLTDTTMRDAHQSLFATRMRTADMVAVAPHYAHLLPDLLSLECWGGATFDVAMRFLKEDPWERLGKLREAAPNVLLQMLLRASNAVGYTNYPDNVVRYFVAQAAKNGMDVFRVFDSLNWVDNMRVAMDAVIESGAICEAAICYTGNLLDPARPKYDLGYYVTMARQLEKAGAHIIGIKDMAGVCRPAAASMLVKAIREEVGLPVHFHTHDTSGGSIASVLAAVEAGVDAVDGAMDSMSGLTSQPSLGAIVAALEHGERDSGLTCARIAPFARYWEGVRHFYAPFEADIRSGTSDVYRHEMPGGQYTNLREQARAMGLDHRWNEVAQAYADANTLFGDIVKVTPSSKVVGDLALFMVANDLGPDDVENPEREISFPESVVSMMKGELGYPADGFPPALQARILKGQEPIVGRAAAHLPEADLEAERARAEKAIGRHVNDNDLASYLMYPKVFAEYAEHHRQYGDVSALPTPAFFYGMSEKDEMAVDIDRGKTLIVRLTGQTDIKEDGEVRLYFELNGLPRPLRIARSGQEATRKTHPKADAGNPDHIAAPMPGAVATVSVKPGQKVSRGSPLVSIEAMKMETSITAERNATVARVLVAPGDRVAPKDLLVVLE, encoded by the coding sequence GTGAAGACCATCCACCGAATCCTGATCGCCAACCGCAGCGAAATCGCCATCCGCGTCATGCGCGCCGCCAGCGAACTCGGCATTCGCACCATCGGCATCTACTCCAACGAGGACAGGTTCGCCCTGCACCGTTTTAAGGCCGACGAAAGCTATCTGGTCGGCGATGGCAGGAAGCCGGTCAGCGCCTATCTCGATATCGCCGACATCATTCGCGTCGCCAGGCTGGCCAAGGTCGACGCGATTCACCCGGGATACGGTTTTCTTTCCGAGAATCCGGACTTTGCCGATGCCTGCGCGACAGCCGGCATCGTCTTCATCGGCCCCAAATCCAACGTCATGCGCGAGCTGGGCAACAAGGTCGCGGCGCGGGCGCTGGCCGAGCGCGTGCTGGTGCCCGTCGTTCCCGCCACCCAGGCCTTGCCCCGGGATATCGACACGTGTCTCGCCCTCGCCGCGGATATCGGCTACCCGCTGATGCTCAAGGCGAGCTGGGGCGGCGGCGGGCGCGGCATGCGGGCGATCAACCAGGCGGAAGAACTCGCACCGGCCATCGACCTGGCACGGCGTGAAGCCGCCTCGGCTTTCGGCAACGACGAACTCTATCTGGAAAAGATGGTGGTTCGTGCCCGCCATGTCGAAGTCCAGATCATGGGCGACCAGCACGGGCAACTCGTGCACCTGTTCGAGCGCGACTGTTCCGTGCAGCGCCGTAACCAGAAGGTAGTCGAACGCGCACCGGCCCCTTACCTGAGCGATGCCCAACGGGAAGGACTGTGCCAGTCCGCGCTCAAGCTGGCGCGCGGCGTCAATTACACCCACGCCGGCACCGTCGAGTTCCTGATGGACGTCGATTCCGGCGAGTTCTATTTCATCGAGGTCAATCCGCGCATCCAGGTCGAACACACCGTCACCGAAGAAGTTACGGGCCTCGACATCGTCAAGGCGCAGATCCGGATCAGCGAAGGCGCCCGCATCGGCGTCGACGACTACCTGCCGGCCCAGGACAGGATCAGCCTGTCGGGCCACGCCCTGCAATGCCGGGTGACCACCGAGGATCCGGAAAAGGCGTTCAGCCCCGATTACGGCAGGCTGACCGCCTACCGCAGCGCCTCGGGCGCCGGCATCCGCCTCGATGCCGGTACGGCTTATGCTGGCGCGATCATCACGCCTTACTACGATTCCCTGCTGGTCAAGGTCACCGCCAAGGGGCACGATCCCGAGGAAGCGATCCGGCGGATGGGCCGCGCGCTGAGCGAATTCCGTATCCGCGGCGTGTCGAGCAACCTGGCCTTCCTAGAAAACGTGATTACCCATCCGTCGTTCAAAAGCGGTGAGTGCACTACCCGCTTCATCGACAACACCCCGGAACTGTTCACCTTCAAGCCCCGCCGCGACCGCGCCACGCGCCTGCTCAAGTTCATCGGCAACGTCCTGGTCAACGGCAATCCGGAAATGAAGGGCCGTTGCAAGCCGGCTCTGCCGTTGCCTCCGCCGCTACTGCCACTTATCGATCCGGCCGCGGCCTTGCCCAAGGGCAGCCGTGACCGCCTTCTGGAACTCGGCCCGGAGAAATTTGCCCAGTGGATGCGCAACGAGAAGCGCATCCTGCTCACCGACACCACCATGCGTGACGCCCACCAGTCGCTGTTCGCCACGCGCATGCGGACTGCGGACATGGTCGCCGTCGCGCCGCACTATGCACATCTGCTGCCCGACCTGCTCTCGCTGGAATGCTGGGGTGGCGCCACCTTCGACGTCGCCATGCGCTTCCTCAAGGAAGATCCCTGGGAACGGCTGGGCAAGCTGCGCGAAGCGGCGCCCAACGTGCTGCTGCAGATGCTGCTGCGGGCTTCCAACGCTGTTGGCTACACCAACTACCCGGACAATGTGGTGCGCTATTTCGTGGCCCAGGCGGCGAAGAACGGCATGGACGTCTTCCGGGTCTTCGATTCGCTGAACTGGGTCGACAACATGCGGGTCGCCATGGACGCGGTGATCGAATCGGGCGCCATCTGCGAGGCGGCGATCTGCTATACCGGCAACCTGCTTGACCCGGCCCGCCCGAAGTACGACCTCGGGTATTACGTCACCATGGCCCGCCAACTGGAAAAAGCCGGCGCCCACATCATCGGCATCAAGGACATGGCCGGTGTCTGCCGGCCAGCGGCGGCCAGCATGCTGGTCAAGGCAATCCGCGAGGAAGTCGGCCTGCCCGTCCATTTCCATACCCACGACACCAGCGGCGGCTCCATCGCCTCGGTACTAGCCGCCGTCGAAGCCGGCGTCGACGCGGTGGACGGCGCCATGGATTCGATGAGCGGGCTGACCTCGCAACCCAGCCTGGGCGCCATCGTCGCCGCGCTCGAACACGGCGAACGGGATTCCGGGCTGACGTGCGCCCGCATCGCCCCGTTTGCCCGCTACTGGGAGGGCGTCCGCCATTTCTACGCACCGTTCGAGGCCGACATCCGCTCCGGTACTTCCGATGTCTATCGCCACGAAATGCCCGGCGGCCAATACACCAATCTGCGCGAACAGGCCCGCGCGATGGGCCTGGATCATCGCTGGAACGAGGTCGCCCAGGCCTACGCCGATGCCAACACCTTGTTCGGCGACATCGTCAAGGTCACCCCGTCGTCCAAGGTGGTTGGTGATCTGGCGCTGTTCATGGTCGCCAACGATCTCGGGCCCGACGATGTGGAGAACCCGGAGCGCGAGATTTCCTTCCCGGAATCGGTGGTGTCGATGATGAAGGGCGAACTCGGCTATCCGGCGGACGGGTTCCCACCGGCCTTGCAGGCCAGGATACTGAAGGGTCAGGAACCGATTGTTGGCCGCGCTGCGGCCCATCTTCCGGAGGCCGATCTGGAGGCGGAACGAGCCAGGGCGGAGAAGGCCATTGGTCGCCATGTCAACGACAACGATCTCGCATCCTATCTGATGTACCCCAAGGTATTCGCCGAATACGCCGAGCACCACCGCCAGTACGGCGACGTTTCGGCGCTGCCGACGCCGGCCTTCTTTTATGGCATGAGCGAAAAGGACGAGATGGCGGTCGATATCGACAGGGGCAAGACCCTGATCGTCCGTCTGACCGGCCAGACCGACATCAAGGAAGACGGCGAGGTGCGACTCTACTTCGAACTGAACGGCCTGCCGCGCCCCCTGCGTATCGCCCGTAGCGGACAGGAAGCGACGCGCAAGACCCATCCCAAGGCCGACGCCGGCAACCCCGACCACATCGCTGCACCGATGCCGGGTGCTGTCGCGACGGTTTCGGTCAAGCCCGGCCAGAAGGTCAGCCGGGGCAGCCCCCTGGTTTCCATCGAAGCGATGAAGATGGAGACTTCGATCACCGCCGAACGCAACGCTACTGTCGCCAGGGTGCTGGTCGCGCCGGGGGATCGCGTCGCCCCCAAGGATCTGCTGGTAGTTCTCGAATAA
- a CDS encoding iron-sulfur cluster-binding protein, producing MSEHAMNFMPSEGFRARAKEVVDNPFLRQSFRGAMDFLIDKRISQFPDAEELESLRTLGEHIRQYNLGKLPELLVQLEENLTRNGIRVHWAETPDEANTIILGICQKHTAKLMIKGKSMVSEEVELNHAAEAAGIGALESDMGEYIVQLAGEKPSHIIMPAIHKTKEEIAKLFHEKVPGVDYTDNVDELIQIGRKVLREKFLVADIGLSGVNFAVAETGTLCLVENEGNGRMSTTVPPVHIAITGIEKIVEKLEHVPPLLSLLTRSATGQNISTYFNMISGPRKPHEKDGPGEVHLVLLDNGRSQAYADEQLRKTLQCIRCGACMNHCPVYTRIGGHAYGTTYPGPIGQIISPHLLGLEATKNMATASSLCGACGEVCPVKIPIPDLLMRLREESFSEPHANPAMRGQGAGYSRLMTSVWRGWAMVYRSPSLYGLATWLGSRFAWLMPSKQGAWTSVRVPLKPASKRLRDMLRERR from the coding sequence ATGAGCGAACACGCAATGAATTTTATGCCCTCCGAAGGCTTCCGCGCCCGGGCCAAAGAGGTTGTCGACAACCCCTTCCTGCGCCAGAGCTTCCGCGGCGCGATGGATTTCCTGATCGACAAGCGCATCAGCCAGTTCCCCGATGCGGAAGAACTGGAAAGCCTGCGCACGCTGGGCGAGCATATTCGCCAGTACAACCTCGGCAAGTTGCCGGAACTCCTGGTGCAACTGGAAGAAAACCTGACGCGCAACGGCATCCGGGTGCATTGGGCCGAAACACCGGACGAAGCCAACACCATCATCCTCGGCATTTGTCAAAAACACACGGCGAAGCTGATGATCAAGGGCAAGTCGATGGTCAGCGAGGAAGTCGAACTGAACCACGCCGCCGAAGCGGCCGGCATCGGTGCGCTGGAATCGGACATGGGCGAATACATCGTCCAGCTGGCCGGCGAAAAGCCCTCACACATCATCATGCCGGCCATCCACAAGACCAAGGAAGAGATCGCCAAGCTCTTTCACGAGAAGGTGCCGGGCGTCGATTACACCGACAATGTAGACGAACTGATCCAGATCGGCCGCAAAGTGCTGCGCGAGAAATTCCTCGTTGCCGACATCGGCCTCTCCGGCGTCAATTTCGCCGTCGCCGAAACCGGCACGCTGTGTCTGGTCGAGAACGAAGGCAACGGCCGGATGAGCACTACCGTGCCGCCGGTGCATATTGCGATCACCGGCATCGAGAAAATCGTCGAAAAGCTCGAACACGTGCCGCCGCTGCTCTCGCTGCTGACCCGCTCGGCCACCGGCCAGAACATCTCGACCTACTTCAACATGATCTCCGGCCCGCGTAAGCCCCACGAAAAGGACGGCCCGGGAGAAGTGCACCTGGTGCTGCTCGACAACGGCCGCAGCCAGGCCTACGCCGACGAACAATTGCGCAAGACCCTGCAGTGCATTCGCTGTGGCGCCTGCATGAACCACTGCCCGGTCTACACCCGTATCGGCGGCCACGCCTACGGCACCACCTACCCCGGACCGATTGGCCAGATCATCTCACCGCACCTGCTCGGGCTGGAAGCCACCAAAAATATGGCCACCGCTTCGTCGCTGTGCGGCGCCTGCGGCGAGGTTTGCCCGGTGAAGATTCCGATTCCCGACCTGCTGATGCGCCTGCGCGAAGAGTCATTCAGCGAACCGCATGCCAACCCGGCCATGCGTGGCCAGGGGGCGGGGTATAGCCGGCTGATGACCTCCGTCTGGCGTGGATGGGCGATGGTTTATCGCTCACCGTCGCTGTATGGGCTCGCGACCTGGCTGGGGAGCCGCTTTGCCTGGCTGATGCCATCGAAACAGGGAGCATGGACATCAGTACGGGTACCGCTGAAGCCGGCGTCGAAGCGCTTGCGAGACATGTTGCGGGAACGCAGGTGA
- a CDS encoding lactate utilization protein yields MSARDRILAKLKAGAPAENRPAPDVAGWFAGHRLVETSSEKAARFRRLIELAHAEVVAVNAENWVKNLNEILHTKGLTELLVAPGADHGQQAMSVLSASGIACKGYDQAIEAWKDEMFHHTPASLTTARAAIAETGTLVLWPDADEPRLMSLVPPVHIVLLDAGKIYNTFYEAMQSENWKDGLPTNALLISGPSKTADIQVTLAYGAHGPKELVILLMGEAA; encoded by the coding sequence ATGAGCGCCCGTGATCGCATTCTCGCCAAACTAAAGGCCGGCGCACCGGCCGAGAACCGCCCTGCACCCGATGTCGCCGGCTGGTTTGCCGGCCATCGCCTGGTTGAAACCAGCAGTGAAAAGGCCGCCCGCTTTCGCCGCCTGATTGAACTCGCCCACGCCGAGGTTGTTGCGGTCAACGCGGAAAACTGGGTAAAAAATCTGAATGAAATCCTGCACACCAAGGGACTGACCGAGTTGCTGGTTGCGCCCGGCGCCGACCACGGCCAGCAGGCGATGAGCGTGCTGTCAGCAAGCGGCATCGCCTGCAAGGGCTACGATCAGGCCATCGAGGCGTGGAAGGATGAAATGTTCCACCACACCCCGGCCAGCCTGACCACGGCCCGCGCCGCGATCGCCGAAACCGGCACGCTGGTGCTGTGGCCGGACGCCGATGAGCCGCGCCTGATGTCACTGGTGCCACCGGTGCATATCGTGCTGCTCGATGCCGGCAAAATCTACAACACCTTCTACGAGGCGATGCAAAGCGAAAACTGGAAGGATGGCCTGCCGACCAACGCCCTGCTGATTTCCGGCCCCTCCAAGACGGCGGACATCCAGGTCACGCTGGCCTATGGTGCGCATGGCCCGAAGGAACTGGTCATTTTGCTGATGGGAGAAGCGGCATGA
- a CDS encoding (Fe-S)-binding protein, which translates to MSEQGNPPRRPGDVYFFATCVIDQFFPGAGMDAIALLEREGIRVHFPQEQTCCGQPAHTSGFPDEARKVAAHQLTLFPNDWPVVVPSGSCAGMMKHHYPTLFADDLARKVQAEKLSARIYEFTDFLVNVLGWQPEDKGSDCTVVLHTSCSARREMGVHLTGRKLLGDLKKVIVAQQDHESECCGFGGTFSIKQPEISGAMVGDKVKALKATGAERVVSADCGCLMNILGHAAWKDEQEGRTQPSLPGEHIASFLLRRTEGRSNK; encoded by the coding sequence ATGAGCGAACAAGGAAACCCACCGCGTCGGCCAGGCGACGTTTATTTCTTCGCCACCTGCGTGATCGACCAGTTCTTCCCCGGTGCCGGCATGGACGCCATCGCCCTCCTCGAGCGCGAAGGAATCCGCGTGCATTTCCCTCAAGAACAGACCTGTTGCGGTCAACCCGCCCATACCAGCGGATTTCCCGACGAAGCGCGCAAGGTGGCGGCGCACCAGCTGACCCTGTTCCCGAACGACTGGCCGGTAGTCGTGCCGTCCGGCTCCTGCGCCGGGATGATGAAACACCATTACCCGACCCTGTTCGCCGACGACTTGGCGCGCAAGGTGCAGGCCGAGAAATTGTCGGCACGCATTTACGAATTCACCGATTTTCTGGTTAATGTTCTCGGCTGGCAGCCGGAAGACAAGGGCAGCGACTGCACTGTGGTGCTGCACACCTCCTGCTCGGCGCGCCGCGAAATGGGTGTCCATCTGACCGGACGCAAGCTGCTCGGCGACCTGAAAAAAGTCATTGTCGCGCAACAGGATCATGAGTCGGAGTGCTGCGGTTTTGGCGGCACCTTCTCGATCAAGCAGCCGGAGATTTCCGGTGCCATGGTCGGGGATAAGGTCAAGGCGCTCAAGGCGACCGGCGCCGAGCGCGTCGTCAGCGCCGACTGCGGTTGCCTGATGAACATCCTCGGGCATGCGGCGTGGAAAGATGAACAGGAAGGCCGCACGCAGCCCAGCCTGCCTGGCGAACACATCGCCAGCTTCCTGCTGCGGCGGACAGAAGGGAGGAGCAACAAATGA
- a CDS encoding GntR family transcriptional regulator: protein MPQTKVQVPRISDAVAASLERRILEGSLKPGDRLPPERELATEFGVSRPSLREAIRKLASKGLVQSRQGGGTYLTDRLESSFFDPWQNMLGEHPNLREDMLEFRRMLEGQAAEWAAERATEADQTRLDQAFTALNDAFLANDLDSRSRADIAFHQTIGEASHNVLVGHLSATLLRLMHDNIRLNLGELRSVPAAGSLLMRQHEAMHAAIRERKPVAARAAAETHIDFVRETLAQSLRSAARRETAARRLHTEFSPSDSHFS from the coding sequence ATGCCGCAAACCAAGGTGCAGGTTCCGCGTATTTCCGATGCCGTCGCCGCGTCGCTCGAGCGCCGCATTCTGGAAGGCTCGCTCAAGCCCGGCGATCGTCTGCCGCCGGAGCGTGAACTGGCAACTGAATTCGGCGTCTCGCGCCCGTCGTTGCGTGAAGCCATCCGGAAACTTGCCTCCAAGGGACTGGTGCAGAGCCGCCAGGGTGGCGGTACGTATCTGACCGATCGTCTCGAGTCAAGTTTCTTCGATCCCTGGCAGAACATGCTGGGGGAGCATCCCAATCTACGCGAGGACATGCTCGAATTCCGCCGCATGCTCGAAGGGCAGGCTGCCGAATGGGCCGCCGAACGGGCGACAGAGGCTGACCAGACGCGCCTCGACCAGGCTTTCACAGCCCTCAACGATGCCTTCCTCGCCAATGATCTGGATAGCCGTTCGCGCGCCGACATCGCTTTTCATCAGACCATCGGCGAGGCCTCGCACAATGTGTTGGTCGGCCATCTCTCGGCGACCCTGCTGCGCCTGATGCACGACAACATCCGTCTGAATCTGGGCGAGTTGCGGAGCGTTCCCGCCGCCGGCTCGTTGCTGATGCGCCAGCACGAAGCGATGCACGCGGCGATCCGCGAGCGCAAGCCGGTTGCCGCCCGCGCCGCCGCCGAAACCCACATCGATTTCGTCCGCGAAACGCTGGCCCAGTCGCTGCGCTCGGCCGCGCGGCGCGAAACGGCCGCCCGGCGTCTGCACACCGAATTTTCACCTTCCGATTCACATTTTTCCTGA